Proteins from a genomic interval of Cupriavidus sp. WKF15:
- a CDS encoding CheR family methyltransferase, which yields MSTATHIEALLKARIGLDARSIGPGALERALRERQAALQAHDVAAYWNLLHSHPDEFQALIEAVVVPETWFFRHREALLALGRFAAGRVSGNPPRQLRVLSLPCASGEEPYSIAMALLDAGIPPARLRIDALDISARALARARAAIYGSNAFRGAPLDFRDRYFKPCAGGFALDARVRELVQTQLGNLLDPDLLSGEAPYDFVFCRNLLIYFDADVQRRAVQTLVRLAASDGMIFVGPAEASLLSAQGLQSAGVPLAFAFHKPLPGEARTVWPMQGSATPARVTASVPPRPAALHATAAPAMRTPRPSHHRPQPSAGEPADALARISTLADRGELEAATAACEALIASQGPSADACCMLGVLHDASGRAASARDAYRRAIYLDPGHQEALYHLAALLESEGDHAGAARLRQRAQRHTRTG from the coding sequence ATGAGCACGGCAACCCATATCGAGGCATTGCTGAAGGCGCGCATCGGGCTGGATGCGAGATCGATTGGCCCCGGCGCGCTCGAACGCGCGCTGCGCGAGCGCCAGGCCGCCTTGCAAGCGCACGATGTAGCGGCTTACTGGAACCTGCTGCACAGCCACCCGGACGAGTTCCAGGCGCTGATCGAAGCCGTGGTCGTCCCCGAGACATGGTTCTTCCGGCACCGCGAGGCGCTGCTCGCACTTGGGCGCTTTGCGGCCGGGCGCGTGTCCGGCAACCCCCCCCGGCAACTCCGTGTGCTGAGCCTGCCCTGCGCCAGCGGCGAAGAGCCCTATTCGATCGCCATGGCACTGCTCGACGCAGGCATCCCGCCCGCGCGCCTGCGCATCGATGCCCTGGATATCAGCGCACGCGCCCTGGCACGCGCGCGCGCCGCGATCTATGGCAGCAATGCCTTCCGCGGCGCGCCGCTGGATTTCCGCGACCGCTATTTCAAGCCCTGCGCGGGCGGTTTCGCGCTTGACGCGCGCGTGCGCGAACTGGTGCAGACGCAGCTGGGCAACCTCCTCGACCCCGACCTGCTGTCCGGCGAGGCGCCGTATGACTTCGTCTTCTGCCGCAACCTGCTGATCTACTTCGATGCCGACGTGCAGCGGCGCGCCGTGCAAACCCTGGTGCGGCTGGCTGCGAGCGATGGCATGATCTTCGTCGGCCCTGCCGAAGCGAGCCTGCTCAGCGCGCAAGGCTTGCAGTCCGCCGGGGTACCGCTGGCCTTTGCGTTTCACAAGCCGCTGCCGGGTGAAGCGCGCACTGTATGGCCAATGCAGGGCAGTGCCACGCCCGCAAGGGTGACTGCCAGTGTGCCGCCCCGGCCGGCCGCGCTTCATGCAACCGCTGCGCCAGCGATGCGCACGCCACGGCCAAGCCACCACCGCCCGCAGCCGTCAGCCGGTGAACCGGCTGACGCGCTCGCCAGGATTTCAACGCTGGCCGATCGCGGCGAGCTGGAAGCGGCTACCGCGGCCTGCGAAGCGCTGATTGCCAGCCAGGGCCCGAGCGCCGATGCCTGCTGCATGCTTGGCGTGCTCCATGACGCCAGCGGCCGCGCGGCGAGCGCGCGCGACGCCTATCGCCGCGCGATCTACCTGGACCCGGGCCACCAGGAGGCCCTCTACCATCTGGCCGCGCTGCTCGAATCCGAGGGCGACCACGCCGGCGCCGCGCGCCTGCGCCAGCGCGCACAGCGCCATACCCGTACCGGCTAG
- a CDS encoding DUF4397 domain-containing protein: MIRSKKTSLILGLAIAAAAVLSACGGGGDDSIAARVGLSKPTVRLIHAIPGGPNVDILQNGAKTNLLNEPYKFVSTYRDVDEGNQLFAFDVAGTTTELGHTTVNTHTGHKYTVVAMPGSDTAADVIQIDDPFEVGLFSDKARVRALNASFNAQNVDIYVTVPAVDLNSVTPTFSAVTFKSAVPASGKDSINLNGGTYRLRITTAGSKTVIFDSGPLTLDNNADWLITTIPVDGIKATLPNRIKVLVARGNDESQAGLELVTQ, encoded by the coding sequence ATGATCCGCTCAAAGAAGACCAGTCTTATCCTCGGCCTCGCCATTGCAGCCGCAGCAGTCCTTTCCGCTTGCGGCGGAGGCGGTGACGACAGCATTGCCGCACGCGTCGGCCTCAGCAAGCCGACCGTACGCTTGATCCATGCCATACCAGGTGGGCCGAACGTCGACATATTGCAGAACGGAGCGAAGACCAATCTGTTGAACGAGCCCTACAAGTTCGTGTCGACCTACCGCGACGTCGACGAGGGGAACCAGCTCTTCGCCTTTGACGTGGCCGGCACGACCACGGAGCTCGGCCACACGACCGTGAACACCCACACGGGCCACAAGTACACGGTGGTGGCCATGCCGGGCAGCGACACCGCCGCGGATGTGATCCAGATCGATGATCCGTTCGAAGTCGGCCTGTTCTCCGACAAGGCACGCGTCAGGGCACTGAACGCATCGTTCAACGCGCAGAACGTGGACATCTACGTGACCGTGCCGGCCGTTGACCTGAACTCCGTCACACCGACATTCTCGGCCGTGACGTTCAAGTCCGCGGTGCCTGCCTCGGGCAAGGATTCGATCAACCTGAATGGTGGCACCTACCGGCTGCGCATCACGACCGCCGGCAGCAAGACCGTGATCTTCGATTCCGGCCCGCTGACGCTGGACAACAATGCCGACTGGCTGATCACCACGATTCCCGTGGACGGCATCAAGGCTACGTTGCCGAACCGCATCAAGGTGCTGGTCGCGCGCGGCAATGATGAATCGCAGGCTGGCCTGGAACTCGTGACCCAGTAG
- a CDS encoding chemotaxis protein CheW, giving the protein MAHHPTLSVNAPVNATVDDCWRRIGVRGDGSCPLLDTHIHCRNCPTYSQAAKALLDAQAMTGLPDAPADREPDAEPSGTGLSCLVFRVGEEWLALPTEAVGEVTAPCPVHSLPHRRDAAVLGLASVRGSLLACLSLARLFGMEAEPDAKAGPRQGQRFLVLGQGRGAIALPVAEVSGVRRLHGNALQPLPATLARASTRYSQALFDDQGRSVGLLDAALVRQALTRSLA; this is encoded by the coding sequence ATGGCTCACCATCCGACTCTTTCCGTCAACGCGCCTGTCAACGCAACTGTCGACGACTGCTGGCGCCGCATCGGCGTGCGGGGCGACGGCAGCTGCCCGCTGCTGGACACGCACATCCATTGCCGCAACTGCCCCACCTATTCCCAGGCCGCCAAGGCCCTGCTCGATGCGCAGGCCATGACCGGGCTGCCCGATGCGCCAGCAGACCGCGAGCCGGATGCGGAGCCGTCCGGCACCGGCCTGTCCTGCCTGGTGTTTCGCGTCGGCGAGGAATGGCTGGCCCTTCCTACCGAAGCCGTTGGCGAGGTCACCGCGCCCTGTCCCGTGCATTCGCTCCCGCATCGCCGCGACGCCGCGGTGCTGGGCCTGGCAAGCGTGCGCGGCAGCCTGCTGGCCTGCCTGTCGCTGGCAAGGCTGTTCGGCATGGAAGCGGAGCCCGATGCCAAGGCGGGCCCGCGGCAGGGGCAGCGCTTCCTGGTGCTCGGCCAGGGCCGCGGCGCCATCGCCCTGCCGGTCGCCGAAGTGAGCGGCGTGCGCCGCCTGCACGGCAATGCGCTGCAGCCGCTGCCGGCCACGCTGGCGCGGGCGTCCACGCGTTACAGCCAGGCGCTGTTTGACGACCAGGGCCGCAGTGTCGGCCTGCTTGACGCCGCGCTGGTGCGCCAGGCGCTGACCCGGAGCCTGGCATGA
- a CDS encoding tripartite tricarboxylate transporter permease produces the protein MELIEHLSLGFSTAMSLQNLAYAFLGCVLGTLIGVLPGLGPLATIAMLLPVTYTLPPVAALIMLAGIYYGAQYGGSTTAILVNLPGESSSVVTTIDGYQMARRGRAGVALATSGLGSFFAGCVATLILAAFATPLSELAFKFGPAEYFSLMVLGLIGAVVLASGSLPKAVAMIVLGLLMGLIGTDVNSGAARFSFDVPELTDGIDFVALAMGMFGFAEIIANLEQKESRETFTDAVTNLWPTRDDFKRMAPAVLRGTVLGSALGILPGGGAALASFAAYSLEKKTSKYSHEFGKGAIEGVAGPESANNAAAQTSFIPLLTLGIPPNAVMALMVGAMTIHNIQPGPQVMTSNPALFWGLIASMWIGNLMLIILNLPMIGIWVKLLTVPYRFLYPAILVFCGIGVYSVNNQTFDVFMAAGFGVIGYLFLKLKCEPAPLLLGFVLGPMMEENFRRSLLLSRGDFSVFVTRPLSMGLLIAAAALVAVVALPSIKAKREEAFQEE, from the coding sequence ATGGAATTGATTGAACACCTTTCACTGGGATTCTCGACGGCAATGTCGCTGCAGAATCTCGCGTACGCGTTCCTGGGCTGCGTGCTCGGTACGCTGATCGGCGTGCTGCCGGGGCTGGGGCCGCTGGCCACCATCGCCATGCTGCTGCCGGTGACCTACACGCTGCCGCCGGTGGCCGCGCTGATCATGCTGGCCGGCATCTACTACGGTGCGCAGTACGGCGGCTCGACCACCGCGATCCTGGTGAACCTGCCGGGTGAATCGTCGTCGGTGGTGACGACCATTGACGGCTACCAGATGGCACGGCGCGGACGCGCCGGCGTGGCGCTTGCCACGTCTGGCCTGGGCTCGTTCTTCGCGGGTTGCGTGGCCACGCTGATCCTGGCCGCGTTTGCCACGCCGCTGTCGGAACTGGCGTTCAAGTTCGGCCCTGCCGAGTACTTCTCGCTGATGGTGCTGGGCCTGATCGGTGCCGTGGTGCTGGCCTCGGGCTCGCTGCCCAAGGCGGTCGCCATGATCGTGCTGGGCCTGCTGATGGGCCTGATCGGCACCGACGTGAACTCGGGCGCCGCGCGCTTCTCCTTCGACGTGCCAGAACTGACCGACGGTATCGACTTCGTCGCGCTGGCGATGGGCATGTTCGGCTTCGCGGAAATCATCGCGAACCTCGAACAGAAGGAATCCCGCGAAACCTTCACCGACGCGGTCACCAATCTCTGGCCGACCAGGGACGACTTCAAGCGCATGGCGCCTGCCGTGCTGCGCGGCACGGTGCTGGGCTCGGCCCTGGGCATCCTGCCGGGCGGTGGTGCGGCGCTGGCCTCGTTCGCGGCCTACTCGCTGGAGAAGAAGACCTCGAAGTACTCGCACGAGTTCGGCAAGGGCGCGATCGAAGGCGTGGCCGGTCCGGAATCGGCCAACAACGCCGCGGCACAGACCTCGTTCATCCCGCTGCTGACGCTGGGCATTCCGCCCAACGCGGTGATGGCGCTGATGGTGGGTGCGATGACCATCCACAACATCCAGCCCGGCCCGCAGGTCATGACCAGCAACCCGGCGCTGTTCTGGGGCCTGATCGCGTCGATGTGGATCGGCAACCTGATGCTCATCATCCTGAACCTGCCGATGATCGGCATCTGGGTGAAGCTGCTGACCGTGCCGTACCGCTTCCTGTACCCGGCCATCCTGGTGTTCTGCGGCATTGGCGTGTACTCGGTCAACAACCAGACCTTCGACGTCTTCATGGCGGCTGGCTTCGGCGTGATCGGCTATCTGTTCCTGAAGCTCAAGTGCGAACCGGCTCCGCTGCTGCTGGGCTTCGTGCTGGGGCCGATGATGGAAGAAAACTTCCGCCGCTCGCTGCTGCTGTCGCGTGGTGACTTCAGCGTGTTCGTGACCCGTCCGCTGTCGATGGGCCTGCTGATCGCGGCTGCGGCGCTGGTGGCGGTGGTGGCCCTGCCGTCGATCAAGGCCAAGCGCGAGGAAGCGTTCCAGGAGGAGTAG
- a CDS encoding hybrid sensor histidine kinase/response regulator, with protein sequence MNPDQLRDASLLELFALEAESQAEVLNAGLLALERDPAAASQLDACMRAAHSIKGAARIVGLDGGVHLAHAMEDCLVAAQSGMALSAAHIDALLQGTDLLQRIGHPPDGDPAWADRQGRAEIIAVVQRLQALPGGEGAAAAVALDHPEPPAVASTADPGTPAPPEQSQPQGPAPASHERMLRVGAESLDQLLAMSGEAMVESHWLRPFAKAMLQARRQQARALQALDTLRDALAGSGADAGAMAALSDARQLLEDGAQDLSQRQEELDQYEHRTARLARRLYDTALACRMRPLSDGLAGYARMVRDLARSLGKAVHLELVGAGTQVDRDILEALDAPLAHLLRNAVDHGIEPPDVRLACGKPAEGRILLQARHNAGRLVIEIGDDGAGVDLDALRRAIVRRHLASEDTAARLSQAELLEFLLLPGFSMRETVSEVSGRGVGLDAVQEMVRRVRGNLRLAQPPGGGLQFRLELPLTLSVVRALLVEIAGEAYAFPLGHVLRAATVGRQDVAQTESHQHFHHAGRAVGLVSAAQVLQRPERPLDGDEIPVVIIGEQERVYGIAVDRMLGERLLVVQPLAPALGKIKDIAAGALTDDGTPVLIFDVDDLLRSVEKLVTDGRIEHVRQAATAAAQVRRKRVLVVDDSLTVRELERKLLAGRGYDVTVAVDGMDGWNVLRAEPFDLVITDIDMPRMDGIELVTLIRKEPRMQQLPVMVVSYKDREQDRQRGLEAGADYYLAKGSFHDAALLDAVHDLIGEARP encoded by the coding sequence ATGAACCCCGACCAGTTGCGCGATGCTTCGCTGCTCGAACTGTTCGCGCTCGAGGCCGAGTCCCAGGCCGAGGTGCTCAATGCAGGCCTGCTCGCGCTGGAACGCGACCCTGCTGCCGCCAGCCAGCTCGACGCCTGCATGCGCGCGGCGCATTCCATCAAGGGCGCGGCGCGCATTGTCGGGCTGGACGGCGGCGTGCACCTGGCGCATGCCATGGAAGATTGCCTGGTGGCCGCGCAAAGCGGCATGGCACTGAGCGCCGCGCATATCGACGCGCTGCTGCAAGGCACCGACCTGCTGCAGCGGATCGGCCACCCGCCTGATGGCGACCCCGCCTGGGCGGACCGCCAGGGTCGCGCGGAGATCATCGCCGTGGTGCAGCGCCTGCAGGCGCTGCCTGGTGGAGAAGGCGCGGCCGCGGCAGTTGCGCTGGACCACCCGGAACCTCCCGCCGTGGCCAGCACGGCCGACCCCGGCACGCCCGCGCCGCCGGAGCAATCGCAGCCCCAGGGCCCTGCCCCGGCTTCGCATGAGCGCATGCTGCGCGTCGGCGCCGAGTCGCTTGACCAGTTGCTGGCCATGTCGGGCGAGGCCATGGTGGAATCGCACTGGCTGCGCCCGTTCGCCAAGGCCATGCTGCAGGCGCGCCGGCAACAGGCGCGTGCGCTGCAGGCGCTGGACACGCTGCGCGACGCGCTCGCCGGGAGCGGCGCCGATGCCGGCGCCATGGCCGCCTTGTCCGATGCCCGGCAGTTGCTCGAAGACGGCGCGCAAGACCTGTCACAGCGGCAGGAAGAGCTGGACCAGTATGAGCACCGCACCGCCCGGCTGGCCCGCCGCCTCTATGACACCGCGCTGGCTTGCCGCATGCGGCCGCTATCCGATGGCCTTGCGGGCTACGCACGCATGGTGCGCGACCTTGCGCGCTCGCTCGGCAAGGCCGTGCACCTGGAACTGGTCGGCGCCGGCACGCAGGTGGACCGCGACATCCTCGAGGCATTGGACGCGCCACTGGCGCACTTGCTGCGCAATGCCGTGGATCATGGTATCGAGCCGCCCGATGTACGCCTGGCCTGTGGCAAGCCTGCCGAAGGGCGCATCCTGCTGCAGGCGCGGCACAATGCCGGCCGGCTCGTGATCGAGATCGGCGACGACGGCGCCGGCGTGGATCTTGACGCGCTGCGCCGGGCGATCGTGCGGCGGCACCTGGCCAGCGAGGACACTGCCGCGCGGCTGTCGCAGGCCGAGCTGCTGGAGTTCCTGCTGCTGCCGGGCTTCAGCATGCGCGAAACCGTTTCAGAGGTCTCGGGCCGCGGTGTCGGCCTGGATGCGGTGCAGGAAATGGTGCGCCGCGTGCGCGGCAACCTGCGCCTGGCGCAGCCGCCCGGTGGCGGGCTGCAGTTCCGCCTGGAGCTGCCGCTGACGCTGTCGGTGGTGCGCGCCTTGCTGGTGGAGATCGCCGGCGAAGCCTACGCATTCCCGCTCGGCCATGTGCTGCGCGCCGCCACGGTGGGCCGGCAGGACGTGGCGCAGACCGAGAGCCACCAGCATTTCCACCACGCCGGGCGCGCGGTAGGCCTGGTCAGTGCCGCGCAGGTGCTGCAGCGCCCGGAACGCCCGCTGGACGGGGACGAGATTCCGGTCGTGATCATCGGCGAACAGGAGCGCGTCTACGGCATTGCCGTGGACCGCATGCTGGGCGAGCGCCTGCTGGTGGTGCAGCCGCTGGCGCCGGCGCTTGGCAAGATCAAGGACATCGCCGCGGGCGCGCTGACCGACGATGGCACGCCGGTCCTGATCTTCGACGTGGACGACCTCCTGCGTTCGGTCGAGAAGCTCGTGACCGATGGGCGCATCGAGCACGTACGCCAGGCCGCTACGGCCGCCGCGCAGGTGCGGCGCAAGCGCGTGCTTGTGGTGGACGATTCCCTCACCGTGCGCGAGCTGGAGCGCAAGCTGCTGGCCGGGCGCGGCTACGACGTCACGGTCGCGGTCGATGGCATGGACGGCTGGAACGTGCTGCGCGCGGAGCCCTTCGACCTGGTCATCACCGATATCGACATGCCGCGCATGGATGGGATCGAGCTTGTCACGCTGATCCGCAAAGAGCCGCGAATGCAGCAGTTGCCGGTCATGGTGGTGTCGTACAAGGACCGCGAGCAGGATCGCCAGCGCGGCCTGGAGGCCGGCGCGGATTACTATCTTGCGAAAGGCAGTTTCCATGACGCTGCGCTGCTCGATGCGGTGCACGACCTGATCGGTGAGGCAAGACCATGA
- a CDS encoding PleD family two-component system response regulator, producing MQQPENHALTATAAANSYPAMVLLVDDQAMIGEAVRRALATEPDIDFHYCATPDDAVVVAERTRPTVILQDLVMPGVDGLTLVRRYRDHAATRDIPIIVLSTKEEAAMKSAAFAAGANDYLVKLPDSIELIARIRYHSRSYLNLLQRDEAYRALRQSQQQLLETNLELQRLTNSDGLTGLSNRRYFDEYLNAEWKRAQRDKSQLALLMIDVDAFKAYNDTYGHVAGDEVLRRVAAVLRDNCSRPADLPARFGGEEFSMILPSTSPGGARLLAEKARRDIEALGIAHSEAGTGGCVTVSIGAAVIVPEEGQASSRLVEVADAGLYEAKRNGRNRVVVAS from the coding sequence ATGCAACAACCCGAGAACCACGCTCTTACCGCCACTGCCGCAGCGAACAGCTATCCCGCCATGGTGCTGCTGGTGGACGACCAGGCCATGATCGGCGAAGCCGTACGCCGCGCCCTGGCCACCGAGCCCGACATCGATTTCCACTACTGCGCGACACCGGACGACGCCGTGGTGGTGGCGGAGCGCACCCGCCCTACGGTGATCCTGCAGGACCTGGTCATGCCTGGCGTCGATGGCCTGACGCTGGTGCGCCGCTACCGCGACCACGCCGCCACGCGCGATATCCCGATCATCGTGCTGTCCACCAAGGAAGAGGCGGCGATGAAAAGCGCGGCCTTCGCTGCAGGCGCCAACGACTATCTTGTGAAGCTGCCGGACAGCATCGAGCTGATCGCGCGCATCCGCTACCACTCGCGCTCGTACCTCAACCTGCTGCAGCGCGACGAAGCCTATCGCGCGCTGCGCCAAAGCCAACAGCAGCTCCTGGAGACCAATCTTGAATTGCAGCGGCTCACCAATTCGGACGGGCTCACGGGGCTGTCCAACCGCCGCTACTTTGACGAATACCTGAACGCAGAGTGGAAGCGCGCGCAGCGTGACAAGAGCCAGCTCGCTCTGCTGATGATCGATGTCGATGCGTTCAAGGCCTACAACGACACGTATGGGCACGTGGCCGGCGACGAGGTATTGCGGCGCGTGGCCGCGGTACTGCGCGACAACTGCTCGCGCCCGGCCGACCTGCCCGCGCGCTTTGGCGGTGAAGAGTTCTCGATGATTCTTCCCTCGACTTCGCCCGGTGGCGCCCGGCTCCTCGCGGAAAAGGCCCGGCGCGACATTGAAGCGCTCGGCATCGCCCACAGCGAGGCGGGCACGGGCGGCTGCGTTACCGTCAGCATCGGTGCGGCTGTGATCGTGCCTGAAGAGGGGCAAGCGAGCAGCCGGCTGGTCGAGGTTGCTGATGCAGGATTGTATGAGGCGAAGCGCAATGGGAGGAATCGGGTGGTGGTGGCGTCATAG
- a CDS encoding helix-turn-helix transcriptional regulator gives MKPPSLDRVFSRIFILKLVRASPSTVMNLVDQLREYGIELNIRSLRPILRSLMIARAITAELVEGSGRVYCITDSGRDELERYLSHLDILKRGGNADG, from the coding sequence ATGAAACCGCCTTCCCTTGATCGGGTCTTTTCCCGGATCTTCATCCTCAAGCTCGTGCGCGCGAGCCCGTCGACCGTGATGAATCTGGTCGACCAGCTGCGCGAGTACGGCATCGAACTGAACATTCGCTCGTTGCGCCCGATCCTGCGCAGCCTGATGATCGCGCGTGCGATCACGGCCGAGCTGGTCGAAGGCAGCGGCCGGGTGTACTGCATCACCGATAGCGGCCGCGACGAACTCGAGCGCTATCTGTCCCATCTCGATATCCTCAAGCGAGGTGGCAATGCCGATGGCTGA
- a CDS encoding chemotaxis response regulator protein-glutamate methylesterase, which yields MKVGIVNDSALAVAALRRAIALDPAFEIAWVAGDGEQAVQLAASHTPDLILMDLLMPVMDGVEATRRIMAATPCPIVVVTIDLGRNASQVFDAMGHGAIDAVDTPTLTESDAKLTAGPLLRKMRNVGRLVAGRAAPRPIVAEVQGKPAASRLVAIGASAGGPAALATLLGALPADFSAAVVAVQHVDEAFAPGMAEWLDGQCALPVRVAATGEAPQAGTVLIAGTNNHLRLLGSSRMAYTEQPSDYLYRPSIDVFFESVVEHWRGRAIGVLLTGMGRDGASGLKAMRGHGCLTIAQDQTTSAVYGMPKAAAAIGAATEILPLAAIAPRLVQACSGLRPAPG from the coding sequence ATGAAAGTCGGCATCGTCAATGATTCGGCGCTGGCCGTGGCCGCACTGCGCCGTGCCATCGCGCTGGACCCTGCGTTTGAAATCGCATGGGTCGCCGGCGACGGTGAACAGGCGGTACAGCTCGCGGCCTCGCACACGCCCGACCTGATCCTGATGGACCTGCTGATGCCGGTCATGGACGGCGTGGAGGCCACGCGCCGCATCATGGCGGCCACGCCGTGCCCGATCGTGGTGGTCACCATCGATCTCGGCCGCAATGCCAGCCAGGTGTTCGACGCCATGGGACATGGCGCCATCGACGCCGTGGACACGCCCACGCTGACCGAATCCGACGCCAAGCTGACCGCGGGCCCGCTGCTGCGCAAGATGCGCAATGTCGGCCGGCTGGTGGCGGGACGGGCGGCACCACGGCCCATCGTGGCCGAGGTGCAGGGCAAGCCGGCCGCCTCGCGGCTGGTGGCGATCGGCGCCTCGGCCGGCGGGCCGGCGGCGCTGGCCACGCTGCTGGGCGCCCTGCCCGCGGATTTCAGCGCGGCGGTCGTGGCCGTGCAGCACGTCGACGAAGCCTTTGCGCCCGGCATGGCGGAATGGCTCGATGGCCAGTGCGCGCTGCCCGTGCGCGTGGCCGCCACCGGCGAAGCGCCGCAGGCCGGCACGGTGCTGATCGCCGGTACCAACAACCATCTGCGCCTGCTAGGGTCGAGCCGCATGGCCTATACCGAGCAGCCCAGCGATTATCTTTATCGGCCCTCCATCGACGTGTTCTTTGAAAGCGTGGTGGAGCACTGGCGCGGACGTGCCATTGGCGTGCTGCTGACCGGCATGGGCCGCGACGGCGCCAGCGGGCTGAAAGCCATGCGCGGCCATGGTTGCCTGACCATTGCCCAGGACCAGACCACCAGCGCGGTCTATGGCATGCCCAAGGCGGCCGCGGCGATTGGCGCCGCCACCGAGATCCTGCCGCTCGCGGCCATTGCACCGCGTCTGGTGCAGGCCTGCAGCGGCTTGCGGCCCGCACCGGGCTGA